One genomic window of Hyperolius riggenbachi isolate aHypRig1 chromosome 7, aHypRig1.pri, whole genome shotgun sequence includes the following:
- the LOC137524851 gene encoding keratin-associated protein 19-2-like produces MAALFGGGSLLGNLIGLGSGYGGYGGYGGLGNYGGYGNYGGYGNSMGYGNMGYGGNMGYGNMGYGGNMGYGGYRGHGGYGGHGGYGGHGHGGYGGHGGFGGNRWSNGYGYRSIYRPRWH; encoded by the exons atgGCTGCATTATTTG GTGGTGGAAGTCTGCTTGGTAACCTCATAGGCCTTGGGTCTGGTTATGGTGGCTATGGTGGTTATGGTGGCTTAGGTAACTATGGAGGCTATGGTAACTATGGAGGCTATGGTAACAGCATGGGCTATGGCAACATGGGCTATGGTGGCAACATGGGCTATGGCAACATGGGCTATGGTGGCAACATGGGCTATGGTGGCTACAGGGGCCATGGTGGCTATGGAGGCCATGGTGGCTATGGAGGCCATGGACATGGTGGCTATGGAGGCCATGGTGGCTTTGGAGGAAACCGCTGGTCTAATGGCTATGGTTATCGATCCATCTACAGACCTCGCTGGCATTGA